From a region of the Haematobia irritans isolate KBUSLIRL chromosome 4, ASM5000362v1, whole genome shotgun sequence genome:
- the Gem2 gene encoding gemin 2: MEVDEQETFQQQALEIREPGENFDPSVAPQTGEEFLMHMLYERKRCPAVVKKLPKKLIEPTKNQVEDSLLSNDAVVDRELLPTKEWKDAQSQSFLCTRSKIIMLRQHLASQNYDNDLEPPLISDEGAWLKFCKENFPKLSIILRLNQRTLEQLLTMLSEWLNEENMDTIACSSSSTATNHTVLDLANSDQWLGSWIYAVLSCLHLPLEPNVHSTLRDIARSSMRLRSRLRPCEFQKAIPYNLFIYLIAFVFDQLDLMEYV, translated from the exons ATGGAAGTAGATGAACAGGAAACATTTCAGCAACAAGCACTTGAAATACGGGAGCCTGGAGAGAATTTTGATCCCTCTGTAGCACCACAAACCGGCGAGGAGTTTCTAATGCATATGCTGTACGAACGGAAACGTTGTCCTgctgttgtaaaaaaattacctAAAAAATTGATAGAGCCTACAAAAAACCAAGTTGAAGATTCCCTC ttaagCAATGATGCAGTTGTGGACCGTGAGCTGTTGCCCACAAAGGAATGGAAAGATGCACAATCTCAATCTTTTCTTTGCACTCGATCAAAAATTATAATGTTACGTCAACATTTGGCAAGCCAAAACTACGATAATGATTTAGAGCCGCCTCTAATAAGTGATGAAGGGGCTTGGCTCAAGTTTTGCAAAGAGAACTTTCCAAAATTAAGCATAATTCTACGTTTAAATCAACGCACATTAGAGCAACTGCTAACAATGCTTTCTGAATGGCTAAATGAAGAAAACATGGACACTATTGCTTGTTCATCGAGTTCAACGGCAACAAATCATACAGTTTTAGATCTAGCAAACAGCGATCAGTGGTTAGGCTCATGGATTTATGCTGTTTTAAGTTGTTTACATTTACCACTTGAGCCCAATGTACATAGCACACTCAGGGACATAGCTCGCTCCTCAATGCGCCTAAGAAGTCGCCTTAGACCCTGTGAATTCCAAAAGGCTATACCTTATAATCTGTTTATCTATCTCATCGCATTTGTATTCGATCAATTAGATTTAATGGAATATGTGTAA
- the LOC142234744 gene encoding spermatogenesis associated 6-like protein, which translates to MNCQRFHVKIDLKLHAVTCPGVWLCSHGYLEVTLKTLGYFFRTGAIEPYFPILCHDHYKMEGYFKNTPSIASLISQLQAESMEITLWQSGRRLAYYQGVLMDLLQISEPKMHCPHVNTKQLLMKTTPAFPGIIAPKVELCADFFIKDKIYNMNNVNEELKSFTNVPRKPSSTVKHICDSRPHFYKRPCIINTETCESLNSNGPRKQRTVCHSRDIPGKSAKPFVPVVKSNSRRVSIVSTCSSNNTQTSAGIYDLDQDPCIDPTQFHHAKHSECCELCTLYKSIFME; encoded by the exons ATGAactgtcaaagattccatgtaaaAATCGATTTAAAATTACACGCA GTTACATGCCCGGGAGTGTGGTTATGCAGTCATGGCTATTTGGAAGTCACATTAAAAACATTGGGCTATTTCTTCCGCACTGGAGCTATAGAACCTTATTTTCCTATACTTTGTCATGACCACTACAAAATGGAGGGATATTTCAAAAACACACCTTCTATAGCATCTCTCATAAGTCAATTACAAGCAGAGTCTATGGAAATCACACTATGGCAAAGTGGTCGCCGTTTGGCTTATTATCAGGGAGTGCTTATGGATCTTTTACAAATATCAGAACCCAAAATGCATTGTCCCCATGTAAATACAAAGCAGTTATTAATGAAAACTACTCCAGCATTTCCA GGAATAATTGCACCTAAAGTGGAATTATGTGCCgacttttttataaaagataAAATCTACAATATGAACAATGTCAACGAAGAACTAAAATCGTTCACAAATGTCCCACGAAAGCCTTCAAGCACTGTAAAACACATCTGTGATAGTAGACCTCACTTCTACAAGAGACCTTGCATTATTAATACAGAAACTTGTGAAAGCCTAAATTCCAATGGACCACGCAAACAGAGAACGGTGTGTCACTCCAGAGATATTCCCGGAAAAAG TGCGAAGCCTTTTGTGCCTGTAGTAAAATCAAATTCAAGACGCGTCTCCATAGTTTCTAC GTGTTCTTCAAATAATACGCAAACTTCTGCTGGAATTTACGATTTGGATCAGGACCCGTGCATAGATCCAACGCAGTTTCATCACGCTAAACATTCCGAATGTTGTGAACTATGTACTCTCTACAAATCGATATTTATGGAATGA
- the MESR6 gene encoding misexpression suppressor of ras 6, with the protein MEQLKHLEKAGEPSTNDAKKSESFDEEPESSEEPLKKRKKSSDGKESEKIVSTAADESQQDALVTTSSVGLRRFKRIPIFIVDYHNDVLEFIYRCLATRHLPLENNTLLHFDSHPDMVISREIPASSAYDKETMLAELSIENWIMPACFAGHFNRVIWVKNSWCHQMPEGKYNFKVGHKEDRISVDCCLDYFISEGNYCQTSELEQPRDMELHVINNDVDTVPDPKQLLAPEDALNYILDIDLDFFSTSNPFLEIYKDANCYEQLSDIFHFESATESTAVGTTEKRKLQLEALKGIFEYLEEKRSFEGIEKPDPDVISKEVFDKIVSLADSLQKCYADDEIDWLLIFDSGSTTDTKGLPHHISTEAELETYYAQFKKFLSQLPHPPVLITMACSAEDDYCPRNQVTCIQEKVVKILTEVFGDKLNDKPILHYMDDEWDVMKL; encoded by the coding sequence ATGGAACAGTTGAAGCACTTGGAAAAAGCCGGGGAGCCGTCGACGAATGatgcgaaaaaaagtgaaagttTTGATGAGGAGCCAGAAAGTTCGGAGGAACCtttaaaaaagcgaaaaaaatccAGTGATGGCAAGGAGTCGGAGAAGATTGTGTCGACAGCCGCAGACGAATCACAACAGGATGCCTTAGTAACCACTTCATCTGTTGGTCTGAGACGGTTCAAACGTATACCGATTTTCATTGTCGACTACCACAACGATGTGCTGGAATTTATCTATCGTTGTCTGGCCACCAGACACTTGCCTCTGGAAAACAACACCTTGTTGCACTTCGATTCTCATCCTGACATGGTTATATCACGAGAGATTCCTGCCAGCTCGGCATATGACAAGGAGACAATGCTGGCGGAACTCTCCATTGAGAACTGGATCATGCCTGCTTGTTTTGCCGGACATTTTAATCGCGTTATTTGGGTCAAAAACTCATGGTGCCATCAAATGCCCGAGGGTAAATACAACTTCAAAGTGGGTCACAAAGAAGACAGAATAAGTGTGGACTGTTGCTTGGATTATTTCATATCGGAGGGGAATTATTGCCAGACTTCGGAATTGGAACAACCTCGGGACATGGAATTACATGTAATCAATAATGATGTAGACACCGTTCCAGATCCCAAGCAATTGCTGGCCCCAGAGGATGccttaaattatattttggacATTGATTTGGATTTCTTTAGTACATCTAATCCATTTTTGGAAATCTATAAGGATGCTAATTGCTATGAGCAATTGAGCGATATATTCCACTTTGAAAGTGCTACCGAATCAACAGCGGTAGGTACTACAGAGAAGAGAAAACTGCAGTTGGAAGCCCTTAAAGGAATCTTTGAATATTTAGAAGAGAAACGATCCTTTGAGGGCATAGAAAAGCCGGATCCAGATGTTATTAGCAAAGAGGTGTTTGATAAAATCGTATCCCTTGCCGACTCACTCCAAAAATGCTATGCAGACGATGAAATCGATTGGCTACTGATCTTTGATTCAGGTAGCACCACTGACACCAAGGGGCTACCTCATCATATTAGTACAGAAGCTGAGTTAGAGACTTATTACGCTCAATTCAAAAAGTTCCTTTCCCAATTGCCCCACCCTCCTGTTCTTATAACCATGGCATGTTCCGCCGAAGATGACTACTGTCCACGCAACCAAGTAACGTGCATACAGGAAAAAGTCGTAAAGATACTTACAGAAGTATTTGGAGACAAACTCAATGATAAACCCATTTTACATTACATGGACGACGAATGGGATGTTATGAAGTTGTAA
- the LOC142234746 gene encoding uncharacterized protein LOC142234746 — translation MPTPPNIKAHSYSLVTMTFLVNRTHYTHEVGRQKSSVYKNSPTQEQRGSTGTTHDSRKVQTNNNFTLRIRTRTAVTRNGFGQQTRRRIALVSCSWVWVIHSHDGVYIKH, via the exons ATGCCGACCCCTCCCAACATAAAGGCCCATTCATACTCTTTGGTCACCATGACATTTTTGG TTAACAGAACGCACTACACACACGAAGTGGGACGACAAAAAAGCTCTGTATATAAAAATTCACCCACCCAAGAACAAAGAGGAAGTACGGGTACGACGCATGATAGCAGAAAAGTACAAACAAATAACAACTTTACACTTCGAATTCGTACGAGAACAGCAGTGACTCGCAACGGATTTGGACAGCAAACGCGTAGGAGGATTGCGTTAGTGAGCTGTAGTTGGGTTTGGGTTATCCACAGCCATGACGGGGTCTATATTAAGCATTAG